The Eikenella corrodens genome segment TCAACAGCCAGCACCTCTCCGCCGCCGAAATCGAACGCGGCCTGCAGGCGCAAGGCTGGCAGCTGTTGCCGCGCCAGCCGCACGCCGGCCCCGCACGGGAATATTTCCACCGCGATTTCTCCGGCAGCATCGGCTTCATCGCCCCCTACAGCGAAGATTTCTGCAAAAGCTGCAACCGCCTGCGCGTTACCGCCCAAGGCAAAATGCACCTGTGCCTGTTCGGCGGTATTGCCTACGACCTACGCCCCCATCTGCGCGAAGGCGATGCCGAAGGCTTGCGCCGTTATCTGCATCAAACCATTGCCGAAAAACCCGAACACCACTATCTGCACGATAAAAAAGTCGGCCTCATCACCAACCTTTCCATGACCGGAGGCTAAATGCACCGCTCCGCACCCGAATTCCGCCCCTTCCGCATCCACCTGCTCACCGTAACCGACACCCGCAGCCCCGCCGAAGACGGCAGCGGCAACTATCTGGCCGAAGCCCTGCAGGCCGCAGGCCACGTGTTGTACGCGCGTGATTGGTGCCGCGACGAGCGCTACGATATCCGCGCCATCGTTTCCGCCGCCATTGCCGAGCCGCAAACCGACATTGTGTTGATTACCGGCGGCACCGGCATGTTCGAGCGCGACATTACCCCCGATGCGGTGGAAATCCTGTTCGACAAAACCATCCCCGGCTTCGGCGAAGTGTTCCGCGCCGTGTCTCTGCAGGAAATCGGCATGTCCACCATCCAATCGCGTGCCGTGGCCGGCATTGCCAACCGCACGCTCATTTTCTGCCTGCCCGGCTCTACCGGCGCCTGCCGTACCGCTTGGGAAAAAGTCATCGCCCCGCAGCTCGATCCGCGCATCAACAGCTGTGGCTTCACCCGCGTGTTCAACGCTTGGGGCAAGTGAGTAAATCCGGCCTCATGGAGATTGCTACCGAGCCGCTGCTGATTTTATGCGGCGGATTCAGCCGGCGGATGGGCAGTCCCAAGCCGCTGTTGCCGTTTCGTGGCGTGCCGTTGATTGAGCGCCTGGCCGCGGCGGCAACCCGGCCGCTGTGGATTGCTTCGGCCGGACAGCGTTTCCCCCATCTCCCCCTCGCGCGATACTTGCCCGATGCCCTGCCCGAACGGCAGGGCGCCTTATCCGCCATTCTGCCCGCACTCGAACTGGTGGCCGAACAAGGCCATGCCGGCATTTATGTACTCTCCTGCGATACCCTGCTGCTGCCTGAGCAAGTGGCAGGCTGTTTGCAACAGGCGCGAAACAGCGTGGCTTGGCAGCAGGGTGTGGCTGCGCTGAGCGGCGGCGGGCAGGATTATCCGCTATTGGCGCATTGGTCTGCCGCCCTGGCCGCCCCGCTGCGTCAATACGTGGAAAGCGGGCAGCGCCGCGTAACCGCCTGGCTGCAAACCGTGCCGTTTGCGGTTGCGCCGCTGCCCGATGCATGGCTGCCGTTGTGCAATTTCAACACGCCGCCGGAGTTTGAGCGGGCGGTAGAGCAGGCGGAGCGGCTGTTTGGTCATGGAAAGCAGGTTATATTAGAATAATGGATATAAACCAAAATATTCTTGCCAGAAATGAAGCCCTGCTGCATAAATATGAGTGATTAATATTATGAAAGTTAATCAATTTATTGCACTACTGTCTGAAAAAGCGCCTCAGGATCTAATCAGTACTTTAATCGAATATCACATAATTTTCTCTTCTATAGGAGGAATGACAAATCAAAACTATTTGGTGACGGTTGATAATTCCCAATATGTTCTAAGAATTCCGAATAAAATCAATTCATTGCTGATAAATAGGAGTTATGAGGAATATAACTCCAAGTTAGCATCTGATATTGGAGTTAATGTAGATACTTTATATTTTAATTCCAAAACAGGTGTTAAATTAACAGAATATCTGCATGGAAGTAGGGTGTTGAGAAAAGCAGATATTTTAAATGATTTGGTAGTTAGAGAGATATCAAAAACTTTTTTGAATTTGCACAATAAAGATGTTAAGTTTGTTAATCGGTTCAGTGTGCTGTCAGAGTTTAACTATTACGTCTCCCTACTAAAAGATAAGAGTAGATTTTTAAATTATCATTCACTAATTGCTGAGTTGATAAATTTTTTCTATAAATTAAATGATAAATATTTTTCCCATGAAAATAAGGTATCTCCATGTCATAACGACTTGGTTCTTGAGAATATATTATTAAAAGAGAATAAAATATTTTTAATTGACTGGGAATATTCCGGTATGAATAGTCCGGTATTTGATATTGCGGCTTTTTTGCTTGAAGCTGAGCTAGATGCCGAAGAAAGCTGCTACTTTTTAGAACATTACTATGGGGATGTTTTTCCTACTTATAGGGAAGATATTTTAAATAAAATAAGAAGTTATCAGTTTTCTCAGGATCTGCTTTGGTTTGTGTGGACGCTAATCAAGGAAGAGCATAATGAATATTTTGGAGATTATGCCAAATATCGACTAGAACGTTCCATAAGAATTATGGAGGAAATAAAGTTATAAAATGGGATATTTTTTTGGAGGAATATCAGGGTTTTTTTGGGCACTTTCTGGGGTTTTATACAGTTATTTATATATAAATTACCCAAATTTTAATGCAATAGGAGTAGTGCTATATATTTTGCTGTTATCTGAAGTTTTCTCTTTCTTAAATTTATCAGTTATATTTTTTTTTAAATCTAGAAAACTACCTAAGTTAAAAATTAAGTATACTATTTTCCCCTTCGTTTCTGGGGTGCTGGGCGGTGCGCTCGGTATGTATACTTATTTAATGAGCATTCAATATATTGGTATTGAATATACAGCATTATTATCTAGTAGCTATCCAGCAATTGCGTCTGTATTGGCATGTATTTTTCTAAAAGATAAATTAAATTCTTTTGGGGTAATTGGTTTTTTTATCTTAATTATCTCATCTATAATGCTTATTCTCCCATCTTATCAGCATAAAGATTTAGATTATTTCTATTTTATATTCGTATGTATTTGTTCTATTGGTTGGAGTCTTGAAGTGGTTTTATCGTCATATGCTATGAAGTTTATTTCATCAGAATTTGTATATGCGATAAGAGTCTTGGGAGCTATAAGTGGGTATTTTGTTATTATTTTATTTAATAAAGTAGAAATTTATTCATTGCTACATCTGTTAACGGCTAGAAATTCTTCTATAATATTATTTATACTTGCCTCTGGATTTTTGTCTTATTTTTATTATTATAAGTCAATTGGTTCGATTGGGCCGATTCGAGCTATAACTATGAATATTACATATACAATATGGACAGTTATTATGAGTTGTTTATTTTTGGATATAAATATTAATTTAATAACTGCTTTATGTTGTTTAGGTATATTTATTGGCACATATATTACTCTGTCATCTAGAAAGGTGTCCTTGTGAATGCAATTATTCTAGCAGCTGGGCTCGGGAGTAGGCTTAGAGAGATTACAAAGAGTAAACATAAAGCTCTTATTGAGGTTAAAGATATTCCTAATATTGAAAGAACTATTTTATACCTCAAAGAGTCGGGTATTGATGAAATTTATATTGTAACAGGCTACCTTTCTAGTCAGTTTGAATATCTAACTTATAAGTATGGGTGTAAGCTGATAAAGAATAATAAATATAGAGAATATAATAATATATACTCTTTTTACTTGGCCTCTAAGTATCTTAGTGATTCATACGTAATTGATTCTGATGTGGTCCTATTTAAAAATATATTTTTGGATAAACCCGTATTTAGTACTTATTATACTATCATAAGGCCAGAGTCTAATGAGCTTGAGTGGAATCCTGTTATAAATGAAAATGGTATAGTAACTGATATTATTATTTCTTCAAGACATCTACCTAGCTTGCTTGGTGTTTCATTTTGGAATCAGGATGATTCCAAGAAAATATTAGCTGAGCTGGAAAAATATAACAATTTGGATATTTTAAAAAATAGTAGGCTGTATTGGGATAATATTCCAATGTCATTACTTGATTCAATGGAAATAAGAGTTAGAGAATTAAGTATCTCTGAAGCATATGAAATGGACAATATCATGCATTATGAATTTATTTCTAATATGTGAGATAGTAAATGAAAAAATTCTTTGAAAGTACGTTTTTTATATCTTTATGCCACCCATTTAGCTCTAAAAATAGGAAAGAAAAGCGTAAGGAAATAGGTAAGAGAAGAGAAGCAATTAAACAAAAAATATTTTTAGAAAATTCGCAACTTATTTTCCAGAAATTATCTAGTGCGATTCAATCATTTAATGGGCCTATAAAAGTTTGGTTGGAGTTTGGTACGTTATTAGGTTGCTATAGGGATGGAGATGTTATTGCTCACGATAATGACATTGATTTTGGAATAGAAGATTCTATATATGTTAATAAATTTATCAATCACCTTGCAAATAATGGGTTTAATTTAGTAAAGTATTTTATAATTAGATCAAGGTCAGATAAAGATTTAGATAATTTTATATCTGAATATACTATTTCTTATAAAGATCTAGTAAATATCGATTTTTTTGTATTTAGAAAAGTAGGTAATAAGAAATATAGTTACCATTTTGATACTGGTAATGAAGGCTGGGGAGGGAGGTTAATTGTAAATTGTATTGAGATGGCTAATTTTAACTTGAAAGAATGCTGTTTTAAAGGGGAAAAATTTTATATCCCTGATAATACGGAAGAGCATCTTGCTTCAATTTATGGCAATGATTTTATGACTCCCAAAAT includes the following:
- the moaB gene encoding molybdenum cofactor biosynthesis protein B, whose protein sequence is MHRSAPEFRPFRIHLLTVTDTRSPAEDGSGNYLAEALQAAGHVLYARDWCRDERYDIRAIVSAAIAEPQTDIVLITGGTGMFERDITPDAVEILFDKTIPGFGEVFRAVSLQEIGMSTIQSRAVAGIANRTLIFCLPGSTGACRTAWEKVIAPQLDPRINSCGFTRVFNAWGK
- the mobA gene encoding molybdenum cofactor guanylyltransferase, whose amino-acid sequence is MSKSGLMEIATEPLLILCGGFSRRMGSPKPLLPFRGVPLIERLAAAATRPLWIASAGQRFPHLPLARYLPDALPERQGALSAILPALELVAEQGHAGIYVLSCDTLLLPEQVAGCLQQARNSVAWQQGVAALSGGGQDYPLLAHWSAALAAPLRQYVESGQRRVTAWLQTVPFAVAPLPDAWLPLCNFNTPPEFERAVEQAERLFGHGKQVILE
- a CDS encoding choline kinase family protein, with translation MKVNQFIALLSEKAPQDLISTLIEYHIIFSSIGGMTNQNYLVTVDNSQYVLRIPNKINSLLINRSYEEYNSKLASDIGVNVDTLYFNSKTGVKLTEYLHGSRVLRKADILNDLVVREISKTFLNLHNKDVKFVNRFSVLSEFNYYVSLLKDKSRFLNYHSLIAELINFFYKLNDKYFSHENKVSPCHNDLVLENILLKENKIFLIDWEYSGMNSPVFDIAAFLLEAELDAEESCYFLEHYYGDVFPTYREDILNKIRSYQFSQDLLWFVWTLIKEEHNEYFGDYAKYRLERSIRIMEEIKL
- a CDS encoding DMT family transporter, which gives rise to MGYFFGGISGFFWALSGVLYSYLYINYPNFNAIGVVLYILLLSEVFSFLNLSVIFFFKSRKLPKLKIKYTIFPFVSGVLGGALGMYTYLMSIQYIGIEYTALLSSSYPAIASVLACIFLKDKLNSFGVIGFFILIISSIMLILPSYQHKDLDYFYFIFVCICSIGWSLEVVLSSYAMKFISSEFVYAIRVLGAISGYFVIILFNKVEIYSLLHLLTARNSSIILFILASGFLSYFYYYKSIGSIGPIRAITMNITYTIWTVIMSCLFLDININLITALCCLGIFIGTYITLSSRKVSL
- a CDS encoding NTP transferase domain-containing protein — translated: MNAIILAAGLGSRLREITKSKHKALIEVKDIPNIERTILYLKESGIDEIYIVTGYLSSQFEYLTYKYGCKLIKNNKYREYNNIYSFYLASKYLSDSYVIDSDVVLFKNIFLDKPVFSTYYTIIRPESNELEWNPVINENGIVTDIIISSRHLPSLLGVSFWNQDDSKKILAELEKYNNLDILKNSRLYWDNIPMSLLDSMEIRVRELSISEAYEMDNIMHYEFISNM
- a CDS encoding LicD family protein; the protein is MKKFFESTFFISLCHPFSSKNRKEKRKEIGKRREAIKQKIFLENSQLIFQKLSSAIQSFNGPIKVWLEFGTLLGCYRDGDVIAHDNDIDFGIEDSIYVNKFINHLANNGFNLVKYFIIRSRSDKDLDNFISEYTISYKDLVNIDFFVFRKVGNKKYSYHFDTGNEGWGGRLIVNCIEMANFNLKECCFKGEKFYIPDNTEEHLASIYGNDFMTPKIYSYCDRDKDLEYVINDAYALVCVNKI